A window of Desulfuromonadales bacterium contains these coding sequences:
- the obgE gene encoding GTPase ObgE, with amino-acid sequence MQFVDEVKIHVKAGDGGRGCVSFRREKFVPMGGPDGGDGGDGGDVWFRVDRELGTLLDFRYKVHYKAESGGHGMGKKMHGKGGEDLIVRVPPGTLIHDAETGELLADLTEPDQQVLLLKGGMGGRGNARFVSSTNRAPRHAQPGTPGEERSLHLELKLLADVGLVGMPNAGKSTLISAVSAARPKIADYPFTTLVPNLGVVRYGGYKTFVMADIPGLIKGASEGHGLGTRFLKHVERTDLFLHLVDLSDLQSGDPLENFEMINRELQRHKPELLNKTQLVVLSKMDITEVRARMAEVAPYFSSRGYRVFPISAVTGEGVKELVTAVSGELERMRQVKEAAEEGSGTP; translated from the coding sequence ATGCAATTTGTCGATGAAGTAAAAATCCATGTCAAGGCCGGCGATGGCGGCCGCGGCTGCGTCTCTTTCCGCCGCGAAAAGTTCGTCCCGATGGGTGGCCCCGACGGCGGCGACGGCGGCGATGGCGGCGACGTCTGGTTCCGCGTCGACAGAGAATTGGGAACCCTGCTCGATTTTCGCTACAAGGTCCATTACAAGGCCGAGAGCGGCGGTCACGGCATGGGGAAGAAGATGCATGGCAAGGGAGGAGAAGATCTGATCGTCCGCGTTCCTCCGGGGACGCTGATCCACGATGCCGAAACAGGCGAGTTGCTGGCAGACCTGACCGAACCGGACCAGCAGGTGCTCCTGCTCAAGGGGGGGATGGGAGGGCGTGGCAACGCCCGCTTCGTCAGCAGCACCAACCGGGCGCCCCGGCATGCCCAGCCCGGCACGCCGGGCGAGGAGAGGAGTCTGCACCTGGAGTTGAAGCTGCTGGCCGACGTCGGCCTGGTAGGCATGCCCAATGCCGGCAAGTCGACCCTGATTTCCGCCGTTTCCGCCGCCCGCCCGAAGATCGCCGACTATCCCTTCACCACCCTGGTCCCCAACCTGGGAGTGGTCCGCTACGGAGGCTACAAGACCTTCGTCATGGCCGACATCCCCGGCCTGATCAAGGGAGCCAGCGAGGGGCACGGTCTGGGAACCCGTTTTCTCAAGCACGTTGAACGGACCGATCTTTTCCTGCATCTGGTCGACCTTTCTGACCTGCAAAGCGGTGACCCCCTGGAAAATTTTGAGATGATCAACCGCGAACTGCAGCGGCACAAACCGGAATTACTGAACAAGACCCAACTGGTGGTCCTGAGCAAGATGGATATTACCGAGGTCCGCGCGCGCATGGCCGAGGTTGCCCCCTACTTCTCTTCCCGCGGCTACCGGGTGTTCCCGATTTCCGCCGTTACCGGCGAAGGCGTCAAGGAACTGGTGACGGCGGTCAGTGGCGAACTGGAGCGTATGCGGCAGGTGAAAGAAGCCGCCGAAGAGGGGTCCGGCACGCCTTGA